ACGATCGGCCACGTCGATCATGGCAAGACGACGACGACGGCTGCTCTCACGAAGATCTCCGCCGACAAGGGCTACGGCACGAAGTACGTCGCGTATGACGAGGTCGCGAAGGCGTCCGAGTCGCAGGGTCGTCGTGACTCCACGAAGATCCTGACGATCGCCACGTCGCACGTCGAGTACGAGACGGCCAACCGTCACTACGCGCACGTGGACTGCCCGGGCCATGCCGACTACATCAAGAACATGATCACGGGTGCTGCGCAGATGGACGGCGCGATCCTGGTGGTTTCGGCGGC
The sequence above is a segment of the Candidatus Polarisedimenticolaceae bacterium genome. Coding sequences within it:
- a CDS encoding GTP-binding protein is translated as MAKEKFDRTKPHVNVGTIGHVDHGKTTTTAALTKISADKGYGTKYVAYDEVAKASESQGRRDSTKILTIATSHVEYETANRHYAHVDCPGHADYIKNMITGAAQMDGAILVVSAA